Proteins found in one Arachis stenosperma cultivar V10309 chromosome 8, arast.V10309.gnm1.PFL2, whole genome shotgun sequence genomic segment:
- the LOC130946810 gene encoding SWI/SNF complex subunit SWI3A, translating to MELSKDPNPNPGRTEDSDSELELYTIPSSSRWFAWDEIHETERTTLREFFDGTSMSRSPKIYKEYRDFVINKYREDPTRKLLFTDVRKSLVGDVTLLRKVFTALEGWGLINYGATSGDTDAEGCGGGAEDEGWRVRVEEGAPNGIRVVATPNSLKPITLPRGAKTTKDGSGPISGFSSDCVKLPPLASYSDVYGDLMKQKQKEMNCGFCGDKIDSGHYRSSKDNFMICAKCFTNKNYGDNRSAEDFTLTVSSENSGEQGAVWTEGETLLLLESVMKHGDNWDLVAQSVQTKSKLDCISKLIELPFGELMLGSAHRNGNSNSVNGYVNNVKQVQSSSSSSNHQETSKAQDQSHDLTNENEQNGDAVEESPSKRQRVAPLSDTSSSLLMQVGLIASVVDPHITAAAADAATMALCDENLCPREIFDVEEDYALSVNSANNSARAHGDEGVEMKSSNQSEIDARGQKDGIPLTLRVRAAIATALGAAAARAKLLADQEDREVELLVATIIDAQVKKLQHKVRHFDDLELLMEKEHAEIEELKDSILTERIDVLRRTFRSGITRRKDYSYVKS from the exons ATGGAGCTCTCAAAAGACCCGAATCCCAACCCGGGTCGAACCGAAGACTCCGATTCGGAGCTCGAACTCTACACTATCCCAAGCTCTTCAA GGTGGTTCGCATGGGACGAAATCCACGAGACAGAGAGAACAACGCTGAGAGAATTCTTCGATGGAACATCCATGTCTCGTTCACCCAAGATCTACAAGGAGTACAGAGACTTCGTCATCAACAAGTACAGGGAAGATCCTACGAGGAAGCTCCTCTTCACCGACGTCAGAAAATCACTCGTCGGCGACGTCACGCTCCTCCGCAAGGTCTTCACGGCGCTCGAAGGTTGGGGTTTGATCAACTACGGTGCAACCTCAGGGGACACCGATGCGGAAGGttgtggtggtggtgctgaGGACGAAGGGTGGAGGGTTAGGGTTGAGGAAGGTGCGCCCAATGGGATAAGGGTAGTTGCGACACCGAACTCGCTGAAGCCGATTACACTGCCACGTGGCGCAAAGACGACTAAGGATGGTTCGGGTCCGATTTCGGGTTTTAGTTCGGATTGTGTGAAATTGCCGCCACTGGCGAGTTACTCGGATGTGTATGGGGATTTGATGAAGCAGAAGCAGAAGGAGATGAATTGTGGGTTCTGTGGCGATAAAATTGATTCTGGACATTACCGAAGTAGCAag GATAATTTCATGATTTGTGCAAAATGTTtcacaaataaaaattatggAGATAATAGGTCTGCGGAGGATTTCACATTAACCGTGTCCAGTGAAAATAGTGGCGAACAGGGAGCTGTGTGGACTGAGGGAGAAACACTTCTCCTTTTAGAATCTGTTATGAAGCATGGGGATAACTGGGACCTAGTGGCTCAAAGTGTTCAAACAAAGAGTAAACTTGATTGCATCTCAAAACTCATTGAGCTGCCCTTTGGGGAGCTCATGTTGGGCTCTGCTCACCGAAATGGTAACAGTAATAGTGTTAATGGCTACGTGAACAATGTAAAACAAGTtcagtcatcatcatcatcgtctAACCATCAAGAAACTTCAAAGGCGCAGGATCAGTCTCACGATCTTACGAATGAAAACGAGCAGAATGGAGATGCTGTTGAGGAAAGTCCTTCAAAAAGACAACGCGTTGCTCCTCTCTCAGATACCAGCAGTTCACTATTGATGCAG GTGGGGCTTATTGCTAGTGTGGTTGATCCTCATATCACAGCGGCTGCAGCTGATGCTGCTACTATGGCACTTTGTGATGAGAACCTGTGTCCAAGGGAGATatttgatgttgaagaggatTATGCTCTTAGTGTGAACTCTGCAAATAATTCAGCAAG AGCCCATGGGGATGAAGGTGTAGAGATGAAGTCGTCCAATCAATCAG AAATAGATGCCAGAGGCCAAAAGGATGGCATACCCTTGACACTGCGTGTAAGAGCCGCCATTGCAACTGCTCTCGGAGCTGCTGCTGCACGAGCAAAGTTATTAGCGGACCAGGAAGACAGAGAGGTTGAACTTTTAGTAGCCACTATAATTGACGCACAG GTTAAGAAATTGCAACACAAGGTTAGACATTTTGATGATCTGGAGCTGTTGATGGAAAAGGAACACGCTGAAATAGAGGAGCTAAAAGATTCTATCTTAACTGAACGGATTGATGTTTTAAGGAGGACATTTAGATCTGGAATCACTAGACGGAAAGATTATTCTTATGTCAAATCTTAG